tgaaatttttctttATACGTAGCTGTATTGCTGTTTTCCTCATTATTTTGTCACAAGTGGGTagaaaactaattaaattattttttagcaTCAGTTTTCCTAATACAAATCGCGTGTGAAGCGGTTTTTAGCTTCCATTTCTGCTtcgaaacaaatcaacatGGCTACGATAAAAGGTAATGATATCACCTCTCGCACAGCAGCACACTCTCATAAGCTGTCAAAAAGCCAAATCTTTCTTCACAGAGAACTGACAGTCGCCCGcgttgaaaggaaaaaggtgAAATTTTTGCGGCGGAAAAAGTTTGCATTTTTCAGGAATTGGCACATTTTTGCGCTTCAAGGGAAGCAAATTTCCACCAACGAATCCGTTCACCATTTCGCAGCTACCAAACGAAAAGCGGAAAAACACTGTACCAGTAGTTTTGCAAAGAGTTTGGAAAGTGCACACATTCGCATACACCGAACACAGGTACACACGCGGAAAGCAACTGCCTCACGCAAGCACCACACCGAGGCTCGCTTTTCTTTGGGCGACATCTTTTATTCGATTGTTTCGAGACACTTCGCGGAACGTGCGGTAGATTAAACGATTAGTAAATTGCGTTGATAAGCGAGAAGCAGATTTTAAGTGGCAGATTAGTTACAAGTTTTATCATAGCGACTACTGCTGGGCTTACGGTTTACGGGCCCCCGAAACTTGGTGGGGTCAGCATTAGCAGTAACATTTTTGTGATAAAGAACAAAGGACAATCGTCCTTGGCGGAAGGCAACGGTGGGCACCATAAACAGATCGATTGATTTTACCAACATTGAACAACATGTCGTGGGAACCGCAACCGGATGGTCTGAGCCAGATCATCACACTGTTGAAGCAGTCACAATCAAAGGATAATATGGTACAACGTGCGGTGCAACTGGTATGTAGATGGCGCTCCCAGACAGCAAGTGATATAGCGAAAATTACTCATCGGAAATTTATTGCTTGCGTTTCAGAAATTGGAAGAACTCAACCAGTATCCGGACTTCAACAACTATCTAATCTATGTGCTGACGAAGCTGACTTCGGAAAATGAACCGACTCGATCACTATCTGGATTGATTCTGAAAAACAACATTCGCATCCACGGAGCACAGCTACAACCGGCTATTCTCGAGTACATCAAGCAGGAATGTCTGATGGCGCTCAGCGATCCGTCACCGCTGATCCGAGCGACGGCCGGTATCCTCATCACGACCATCGCCAATACGGGCGGGCTACAGAACTGGCCGGAACTGTTGCCGACGTTATGTGACATGCTCGATTCGCAGGATTACATTGTGTGCGAGGGTGCGTTTGGTGCGTTGCAGAAAATTTGCGAAGATTCGGCCGACACGCTCGATAGCAGTGCCCTAAACCGTCCACTAAACATCATGATTCCAAAGTTCCTGCAATTTTTCCGCCACTCGAGTCCTAGCATTCGATCGTACGCGATCGCTTGCATCAACCAGTTTATCGTCAATCGCACCCAGGCCCTGATGGTGCACATCGACACGTTCATCGAGAACCTGTTTCACATTTCGTCGGACGATGATCGCGAGGTACGGAAGAACGTGTGCCGTGGTTTGGTAATGTTGCTGGAAGTGCGCATCGATCGGCTAATGCCGCACATGAACAATATCATCGAGTACATGCTGGTGCAGACGCAGGATTCGGACGAAACGTCGCTAAATGCTTGCGAATTCTGGCTCTCGCTTGCCGAGCAGAACATCTGCAAGGAGGTACTGACGCCCCATCTGCCACGCTTGGTGCCGGTGCTGGTGCGCGGAATGAAGTACAGCGATATAGACATCATGGTACTGAAGGGCGACGTGGAAGAGGATGAAATGATTCCGGATCGCGAGGAGGACATTAAGCCACGGTTCCACAAGTCCCGAACGGTCACACAGAAACCCTCGATCGGTGCGGGAGCAAGCGGTAGCGATAGTGCGGTACGATCCATGGAAggcaacgatgatgatgacgacatTGATGATCCTTACGTCGATATGAATGACGACAGTAATCCATCCGATTGGAACTTGCGCAAGTGCAGTGCGGCAACGCTGGACGTGCTGGCGAACGTCTACAAGGACGAGTTTCTGCCGATCCTGTTGCCCATTCTGAAGGAGACACTCTTTCACGAGGAGTGGTTGGTGAAGGAAAGTGGCATTCTGGCGTTGGGTGCGATCGCGGAAGGTTGCATGACCGGCATGGTGCCACATCTGCCCGAGCTGATCCCGTATCTGATCGTGTGCCTTTCGGACAAGAAAGCACTCGTACGATCCATTACCTGCTGGACGCTGTCGCGCTACGCCCATTGGGTCGTCAGTCAGCCGCACGATCAGTATCTGAAGCCGCTGATGAAGGAGCTGCTGAAGCGCATTCTGGATGCGAACAAGCGCGTACAGGAAGCGGCCTGTTCGGCTTTTGCCACCCTCGAGGAGGAGGCCTGCACTGAGCTGGTACCGTACTTGGGCTTCATACTGGATACGCTTGTGTTTGCGTTCCGAAAGTATCAGCACAAGAATCTGCTTATTCTGTACGATGCAATCGGTACGCTGGCAGATTCGGTCGGACATCATCTGAACAAACCGGAATACATCAGCATGCTAATGCCACCGTTGAtcgaaaaatggaacaatcTCAAGGACGAAGACAAGGATCTGTTTCCGCTGCTGGAGTGTCTGTCCAGCGTTGCTACGGCACTGCACTCTGGCTTCCTGCCCTACTCTGAGCCGGTCTATCGTCGCTGCATATCGTTGATACAGCAAACATTGATCCAGGATGTGGCCAGTACCACGAATCCGACACAGTTCGAGCAACCGGACAAAGATTTTATGATCGTCGCGCTGGATTTGCTTTCCGGGCTGGCGGAAGGTTTGGATTGTTACATCGAATCGCTCGTTTCGAGCAGCAACATTATGCAGCTGCTGTTCCAGTGCATGCAAGATTCGATGCCAGAGGTAATGGGGGAAAAGAGTAGTGAAATGTGAACTgaaacatacaacaaaactAATCGTTTGTATCCGTTCCACAGGTGCGCCAATCGTCTTTCGCGCTGTTAGGTGATTTGACGAAAGCATGCTTTCAGCACGTTCATCCACACATTGCCGACTTTTTG
The DNA window shown above is from Anopheles funestus chromosome 3RL, idAnoFuneDA-416_04, whole genome shotgun sequence and carries:
- the LOC125768529 gene encoding transportin-1, whose amino-acid sequence is MSWEPQPDGLSQIITLLKQSQSKDNMVQRAVQLKLEELNQYPDFNNYLIYVLTKLTSENEPTRSLSGLILKNNIRIHGAQLQPAILEYIKQECLMALSDPSPLIRATAGILITTIANTGGLQNWPELLPTLCDMLDSQDYIVCEGAFGALQKICEDSADTLDSSALNRPLNIMIPKFLQFFRHSSPSIRSYAIACINQFIVNRTQALMVHIDTFIENLFHISSDDDREVRKNVCRGLVMLLEVRIDRLMPHMNNIIEYMLVQTQDSDETSLNACEFWLSLAEQNICKEVLTPHLPRLVPVLVRGMKYSDIDIMVLKGDVEEDEMIPDREEDIKPRFHKSRTVTQKPSIGAGASGSDSAVRSMEGNDDDDDIDDPYVDMNDDSNPSDWNLRKCSAATLDVLANVYKDEFLPILLPILKETLFHEEWLVKESGILALGAIAEGCMTGMVPHLPELIPYLIVCLSDKKALVRSITCWTLSRYAHWVVSQPHDQYLKPLMKELLKRILDANKRVQEAACSAFATLEEEACTELVPYLGFILDTLVFAFRKYQHKNLLILYDAIGTLADSVGHHLNKPEYISMLMPPLIEKWNNLKDEDKDLFPLLECLSSVATALHSGFLPYSEPVYRRCISLIQQTLIQDVASTTNPTQFEQPDKDFMIVALDLLSGLAEGLDCYIESLVSSSNIMQLLFQCMQDSMPEVRQSSFALLGDLTKACFQHVHPHIADFLPILGHNLNPEYISVCNNATWAIGEISIKLMEDTKPYIPMVLGPLIEIINNTNTPKTLLENTAITIGRLGLVCPVEVAPSLQQFVRQWCSSLRNIRDNEEKDSAFRGMCQMITVNPVGVVPDFIFFCDAAASWMTPQKDLHEMLQKILHGFKMQVGEENWSRFVEQFPPQLSERLAVMYSI